A single uncultured Acetobacterium sp. DNA region contains:
- a CDS encoding alpha/beta hydrolase-fold protein: protein MNKQIIEIGKRRLTIFSEADVSSGAILYLHMASADMEQLVKKLDGVAAVLVAIDQVDWNRDLSPWPAKRAFRGGEDFGGGADAYLKELTETIVPAVEAELRFTPSCRMLAGYSLAGLFALYALYRTDFFTRVGSISGSLWYDGFLEFMLANQPLVIPERVYFSLGDREKITRNQRLGMVEERTIQAEQLLHRLGAETIFELNPGNHFDDALGRLAKGLKWLV from the coding sequence ATGAATAAACAGATTATCGAAATTGGCAAGCGACGACTTACTATTTTTTCAGAAGCGGATGTCAGCAGTGGCGCCATTCTTTACCTTCACATGGCTTCGGCAGACATGGAGCAACTGGTAAAAAAACTGGACGGGGTGGCAGCGGTTCTGGTTGCCATTGACCAGGTCGATTGGAACCGTGATTTGTCCCCCTGGCCGGCCAAACGGGCCTTTCGGGGTGGTGAGGATTTCGGAGGCGGTGCCGATGCCTATTTAAAGGAACTGACCGAAACCATTGTGCCGGCAGTGGAAGCAGAACTTCGGTTTACGCCATCTTGCCGGATGCTGGCCGGGTATTCGCTGGCGGGCCTGTTTGCCCTATATGCCCTTTACCGTACCGATTTCTTTACTCGGGTTGGGTCGATTTCCGGCTCGCTCTGGTACGATGGTTTTCTCGAATTTATGTTAGCAAACCAGCCGCTAGTGATCCCGGAACGGGTCTATTTTTCGCTGGGCGACCGGGAGAAAATCACCCGCAACCAGCGCCTGGGAATGGTGGAGGAGCGCACCATCCAGGCCGAACAGCTGCTGCATAGGCTGGGAGCTGAGACCATCTTTGAGCTAAACCCCGGCAACCATTTTGATGATGCCCTGGGACGCCTTGCAAAGGGGCTGAAATGGCTTGTTTAA
- a CDS encoding DUF3298 domain-containing protein codes for MKRKMLLGMLLLLAVLLVFTAIPLGVLAETPLNSETQTTDGAAVQGTVAEAEKIADTSVSAVQTCVYQTHVQNQGWQDWRADGIMSGTEGLSYRLEGIQIKTNIENLGVTYQTHIENIGWEADTDRGWKADGQMSGTEGLSYRLEAIQIKLTGTQAANYDIWYQVHAQNIGWMGWAQNGASSGTAGFGYRLEGIRIVILPKGSAAPGSRDRAFVEKLQVPIKVTYQNAIYDPAYNYKTVDFYYQRPVFAGNTQALAKINGFYDGLENQWQAKISGFTSEALNYWNNDSVTRKNSYIKYDERSQMEVTCQEVYNKNNLLSLQQDVYSVYVGSTHGYHELTAHTFNTKTGEELLLGDILSMDESQLKSKLTDEFAKLNRDDVDLNDVYEQLGPSAKYYLTDAGVCVYFNQYEVASYASGRPTITIPYSRTDLLKPIETMIP; via the coding sequence ATGAAAAGAAAAATGTTACTTGGTATGTTGCTGTTATTGGCCGTATTGTTGGTTTTTACCGCCATCCCTTTGGGGGTACTGGCCGAGACACCTTTAAATTCGGAGACGCAGACAACGGATGGTGCTGCTGTCCAGGGGACGGTGGCAGAAGCGGAAAAGATTGCTGACACCAGTGTGTCGGCGGTGCAAACCTGTGTTTATCAAACCCATGTTCAGAACCAGGGCTGGCAGGATTGGCGGGCGGATGGCATCATGAGTGGCACCGAAGGTCTGTCTTATCGGCTGGAGGGAATCCAGATCAAAACCAACATCGAAAATCTCGGCGTGACCTACCAGACCCATATCGAGAATATTGGCTGGGAAGCGGATACGGACCGGGGTTGGAAAGCCGATGGCCAAATGAGCGGGACCGAGGGGTTATCCTATCGCCTGGAAGCGATTCAAATTAAGCTGACCGGGACCCAGGCGGCAAATTATGATATCTGGTATCAGGTCCATGCTCAGAATATCGGCTGGATGGGCTGGGCCCAAAATGGCGCAAGCTCCGGGACTGCGGGCTTTGGTTATCGGTTGGAGGGGATCCGCATTGTGATCCTGCCGAAAGGGTCAGCAGCACCGGGTTCCAGGGACAGAGCTTTTGTTGAAAAATTGCAGGTGCCGATCAAGGTGACCTATCAGAATGCTATTTATGATCCGGCTTACAATTATAAAACGGTGGACTTTTATTATCAGCGACCGGTTTTTGCCGGGAATACCCAGGCATTGGCCAAGATCAATGGCTTTTATGATGGTCTGGAAAATCAGTGGCAGGCTAAAATCTCGGGGTTTACCTCAGAAGCCCTTAACTATTGGAATAATGATTCGGTTACCCGAAAAAATTCATATATCAAATATGATGAACGCAGTCAAATGGAGGTAACCTGTCAAGAGGTTTACAATAAAAACAACCTGTTGTCGCTGCAGCAGGATGTCTATTCTGTTTATGTGGGCTCGACCCATGGCTATCACGAACTCACCGCTCATACCTTCAATACCAAAACCGGTGAGGAATTGCTGCTGGGGGATATTTTAAGTATGGATGAATCCCAGCTTAAGTCAAAACTGACCGATGAATTTGCCAAACTCAATCGTGATGATGTGGACCTTAATGATGTCTACGAACAATTGGGACCATCGGCCAAATATTATTTAACCGATGCCGGTGTCTGCGTCTACTTTAACCAGTATGAGGTTGCCAGTTATGCGTCTGGCCGCCCCACCATAACGATTCCTTATTCTCGAACAGATTTACTCAAACCAATTGAAACGATGATCCCATGA
- a CDS encoding NERD domain-containing protein gives MFFILLALLLIGGLVALLIHQVRLKGFLGEKAVEKILATLPKEQYVIYNNILLKTDYGMTQIDHIVLSVFGVFVIETKNYQGWIFGNERDDYWTQNIYGKKTRFKNPILQNYGHIKAVERVFSDFEALKIIPIVAFSGRSELKVHVNSEKVIKFSQLKDQIGSYALKMMTIETVMKMGDVLVQNNIDSKENRIEHNTKIRSNLKNNNMKLVNNSCPRCGGNLVNRNGKYGRFIGCSNYPKCRFTKKI, from the coding sequence ATGTTTTTTATATTACTCGCGCTGTTATTAATCGGTGGTTTAGTTGCATTATTAATTCATCAAGTCAGGCTGAAAGGTTTTCTTGGTGAAAAGGCTGTCGAAAAAATCCTGGCGACTTTACCAAAAGAACAGTATGTTATTTACAATAATATTTTGCTAAAAACCGATTATGGAATGACTCAAATTGATCATATTGTTCTTTCCGTATTTGGTGTATTTGTCATTGAAACCAAAAACTATCAAGGCTGGATTTTCGGAAATGAAAGAGACGACTATTGGACACAGAATATCTATGGAAAAAAGACCCGGTTTAAGAATCCGATTCTGCAAAATTATGGTCATATCAAAGCCGTTGAGCGCGTTTTCTCGGATTTTGAGGCTTTAAAAATCATTCCGATCGTCGCTTTTTCAGGAAGAAGTGAGCTGAAGGTGCATGTGAATTCGGAAAAGGTGATCAAATTTTCGCAGTTAAAAGATCAAATCGGATCATATGCGTTAAAGATGATGACGATTGAAACAGTTATGAAGATGGGTGACGTCTTAGTCCAAAACAATATTGACAGTAAAGAAAACCGGATTGAACACAACACAAAAATTAGAAGTAATTTAAAAAATAATAATATGAAACTAGTCAATAATAGTTGTCCCAGATGTGGTGGAAACCTGGTCAATCGCAATGGTAAATATGGTCGTTTTATTGGTTGTAGTAATTACCCGAAATGCCGATTTACAAAGAAAATTTAA
- a CDS encoding HRDC domain-containing protein: MRIGFDKCFDKFHKSIVVLANPKTVLNAKYAKKEVKDKVIRADQLITYIKNAEKQSKELASNEKHMKEWAEGFLAYHTPITTNYLKKYEELINSQSETSVKQAPTQPIIVEKPPEPIPVAEAAMPPLPQSDELVSKLKDFRLKQSRVENIKAYCVFTDKQMQDLLSKMPKTAEELLGVTGFGPVKVEKYGAAIIDLLNEGICLS; encoded by the coding sequence ATGCGTATTGGTTTTGACAAATGCTTTGATAAATTTCACAAGTCCATTGTTGTTCTTGCCAATCCCAAGACGGTACTCAATGCCAAATATGCAAAAAAGGAAGTCAAGGACAAAGTGATCCGTGCGGATCAGCTTATTACCTACATCAAAAATGCGGAAAAACAAAGCAAAGAATTGGCGAGCAATGAGAAACATATGAAAGAATGGGCGGAAGGATTTTTAGCTTACCACACTCCTATTACAACAAACTACTTAAAAAAATATGAGGAACTCATCAACAGCCAATCCGAAACCTCGGTCAAGCAAGCGCCAACTCAACCCATCATCGTCGAAAAGCCGCCAGAGCCAATCCCGGTAGCTGAAGCAGCAATGCCACCACTGCCCCAGAGCGATGAACTGGTCAGCAAACTCAAAGACTTTCGTCTAAAACAAAGCCGGGTAGAAAACATCAAAGCGTATTGTGTGTTCACCGACAAACAAATGCAGGATCTACTCAGCAAGATGCCAAAGACCGCGGAGGAACTGTTGGGGGTAACCGGCTTTGGTCCGGTAAAGGTTGAAAAATACGGGGCCGCAATTATCGATTTATTGAACGAGGGGATTTGTTTATCCTAA
- a CDS encoding HNH endonuclease has protein sequence MSNWQLSFENWLDENTVLSEKSKKHYSGAINSIGNWLEFDISSIQTIEQFQNFHKAASLNSTFLKRDSTGNNMYNTALMHFSKFIQGTLVINSFIYPEEIDTNQLSEGCKKAITINTHERNPVARKKCIEHYGAICSVCGFNFSENYGNTFAGIIHVHHIKPLSEISEEYIIDPIKDLIPVCPNCHLIIHNKFDGIYTIDEVRKMLTSK, from the coding sequence ATGTCTAATTGGCAACTATCGTTTGAAAACTGGCTAGATGAAAACACTGTTCTTTCCGAAAAAAGTAAAAAACATTACTCAGGTGCGATTAATAGTATTGGTAATTGGCTTGAATTTGATATTTCAAGCATTCAGACTATTGAACAGTTTCAAAATTTTCATAAAGCTGCATCATTAAATAGCACATTTTTAAAAAGAGATTCTACCGGTAACAATATGTATAATACCGCTTTGATGCACTTCAGCAAATTCATTCAAGGTACGTTAGTTATAAATTCTTTTATTTATCCAGAAGAAATTGATACCAATCAACTTTCAGAGGGTTGTAAAAAAGCAATAACTATAAATACCCATGAAAGAAATCCCGTAGCTCGAAAAAAGTGCATCGAGCACTATGGAGCAATCTGTTCTGTTTGCGGTTTTAATTTTTCTGAAAACTATGGTAATACTTTTGCTGGTATTATTCATGTCCACCATATTAAACCTTTATCCGAAATTTCAGAGGAATATATAATAGATCCCATTAAAGATCTAATACCGGTTTGCCCAAATTGTCATTTAATTATTCATAATAAATTTGATGGTATCTACACTATTGATGAAGTTAGAAAGATGTTAACATCAAAGTAG
- a CDS encoding DUF1998 domain-containing protein, with amino-acid sequence MTLEIQKAKKTLNKVTHSVRAVQAVLQYGVGAMIDFPDQTLMTSAPEYWAEKVIKIHDERLEKALKVDYFGTPGGKDEVQFSEGISYVRFPEWYFCPKCRRFQPLNIWLAEYKRKVTHKTLEIDPYMIKNMQCKICNQDLVVARIITVCEDGHISDFPWIKWVHKRHTGGAREVCAHPSLTFKTGSSANEGLEGLVVTCETCQSKATLKDAFDPKIFEKLDAMSGKTEFLCEGKHPWKHTKESCYKYPKVLQRGASSVYFPFTLSSLVIPPYSDKLNKNIENSSAFQECIITIKKIPKEYRSEIIKSEIGKWAHDIAVEIGVKVELIEVVLKRKWIDQPEPENEYDTMGIKYRAEEYDALNGSIINGDLSPCDFVRESMDITEYPIPGLKNITLIHKMREVRALTGFTRISPSVIHNSELDSHFVCVKEPETNWYPAYEVRGEGIFIEFDECAIGKWLKNNKVLEKRCCGLNKRYNESFMGSQNARKITPKFILLHTLAHLLIKQLSFECGYNIASLRERLYCGDIDDGKEMAGIFIYTASGDSEGTLGGLVRQGRSDSFVRLFKKSLKGALVCSNDPVCILSHGQGRDDLNLAACHACALIPETSCEEYNLFLDRGAVIGTFENKEIGFYSEWVNEH; translated from the coding sequence ATGACATTGGAAATTCAAAAAGCAAAAAAAACTTTAAATAAAGTAACACATTCGGTCCGAGCAGTGCAGGCGGTATTACAATATGGTGTGGGAGCGATGATAGATTTTCCCGATCAAACCTTAATGACGTCCGCCCCGGAATACTGGGCTGAAAAAGTTATAAAAATACATGATGAACGATTGGAAAAAGCATTAAAGGTCGATTATTTTGGTACCCCCGGTGGTAAAGACGAGGTTCAATTTAGTGAAGGCATTTCATATGTGAGATTTCCAGAGTGGTACTTCTGTCCGAAATGCCGTCGTTTTCAGCCGTTAAATATTTGGTTGGCTGAATATAAAAGGAAGGTAACACATAAGACTCTTGAAATTGATCCATACATGATTAAAAATATGCAATGCAAAATATGCAATCAGGATTTGGTAGTAGCACGTATTATTACAGTGTGCGAAGATGGTCATATCAGTGATTTTCCTTGGATTAAATGGGTTCACAAAAGACATACGGGGGGAGCAAGAGAAGTTTGTGCACACCCGTCACTAACATTTAAAACCGGTTCTTCCGCAAATGAAGGGTTGGAAGGCTTGGTTGTAACTTGTGAGACTTGTCAATCAAAGGCGACATTAAAAGACGCATTTGATCCTAAAATATTCGAAAAATTGGATGCTATGTCAGGTAAAACTGAGTTCTTATGTGAAGGAAAACATCCCTGGAAACATACTAAAGAGAGTTGTTACAAATATCCAAAAGTTTTACAGCGAGGGGCTTCTTCCGTATATTTCCCTTTTACGTTAAGTTCTTTGGTCATCCCACCATATTCAGATAAATTGAATAAAAACATTGAAAATAGTTCTGCGTTTCAAGAATGTATCATAACAATAAAAAAAATCCCAAAAGAATATAGAAGCGAAATTATAAAAAGCGAGATTGGTAAATGGGCACATGATATAGCAGTAGAAATTGGAGTGAAAGTTGAATTAATTGAAGTTGTTCTTAAAAGAAAATGGATAGATCAACCAGAGCCTGAAAATGAATATGATACAATGGGTATTAAATACCGAGCTGAAGAATATGATGCATTGAATGGGTCAATAATAAACGGAGATCTTTCACCTTGTGATTTCGTTAGAGAATCAATGGATATTACTGAGTATCCTATACCGGGACTTAAAAATATTACTTTGATTCATAAAATGCGGGAAGTCCGAGCATTAACGGGTTTTACAAGAATTTCACCTTCAGTCATTCATAATTCTGAGTTGGATTCCCATTTTGTATGTGTGAAAGAACCGGAAACAAATTGGTACCCTGCGTATGAAGTACGAGGCGAAGGGATATTTATCGAATTTGATGAATGTGCCATCGGAAAGTGGCTTAAGAATAATAAAGTTCTGGAAAAACGCTGTTGTGGACTAAATAAACGTTATAACGAATCATTTATGGGCTCGCAGAATGCTCGCAAAATAACGCCTAAGTTTATACTATTGCATACACTGGCACACTTATTAATAAAACAGCTTAGTTTTGAGTGTGGATACAACATCGCTTCTTTAAGAGAACGATTATATTGTGGGGATATTGATGATGGTAAAGAAATGGCGGGTATATTCATATACACGGCAAGCGGAGATTCAGAAGGCACATTGGGTGGTCTTGTTAGGCAAGGGAGATCAGATTCTTTTGTAAGATTATTCAAAAAATCCTTAAAAGGTGCGTTGGTTTGTTCAAATGACCCAGTGTGCATTCTTTCCCACGGTCAAGGACGTGATGACCTTAATCTAGCAGCTTGCCATGCTTGTGCTTTAATACCGGAGACCAGTTGTGAAGAATACAATTTATTCCTCGATCGTGGAGCGGTAATTGGAACTTTTGAAAACAAGGAGATAGGTTTCTATAGTGAATGGGTAAATGAGCATTAG